A stretch of DNA from Acidobacteriota bacterium:
TGCACTGATCGAGAAGGATGTCAGCAAGGAATACGGAGGTATGATGCAGCACCTCTGGATAGACTTTGAACTAAGCCAATTCGGAATAGATCGTCGTCCGCCGTTTCCTTTTCGATTTCAGAGAAAGGTCGGAGGCGGCGTCTCAAAACTTACCGGTTTGCGAACTCCGCTTTTCGAGAACGTCGGGCACTATAGCGTCAGACCAGATTTCGATCTGCTTTTGAACCTCCCACTACCTTCGGTAGCGGCATATGCCCTGAATCTCATTTATGCATCGACCTCGATTCTTATCGAGAAGAAAAAGCGGCTTGGCGGATTCAAAGCGGAATGCTTCCGTGCAAATTTGGCGGACTCGTGTGCGAGACACGGTTATGAAATCTTGAGGTGACCATAAAACCAGGCACAAAACGCATCATCCTTCGCATCGTACCCGTTATCTCTCGTATCAACGACGTCGCCAATGGTAAGAAGATGGAGCAGATACTGAGAAAGGCGGAGTAAGAAGCGTCAGAACCGGGAGTTGTAGCGACTGGGTTTTTCCAGGGCCGCAAGTGATATAATTCACTCGAGGTCAAAAATATGTCAACGATCGCAGATGTAGAAGAACTTGCACTTGGGTTGCCCGTATCAGAACGCGGAAAGCTCGCAAATAAACTGATAGCATCGTTGCCATCGCCGCTTGTTGATGACGACGAAAACTGGGTCGAGCAAGCGCTGCGCCGCGACCGCGAAATGGATGAAAACCCTGAAACGGTTATGACCGAGGAGCAATTCTTCACGTCGCTTAGAGAATACGTTCGCAAATGAGAGTTGTCCTTAGCTCTGCCGCTGAGCGGGACGTGAAGCGAGCACTCGACTTTTATCTGAACGAGGCAGGAGCCGAAGTTGCTGACGATCTTATCGACCAGATTCAGGCAAAGATCGAGCGCATGAAGTCGAATCCCGAGTCCTATCGCATTATCGCAAAAGGGCTTCGATGTGTAGATCTAGACCGATTTCCGTATCAGATCGTCTACAGGATCGTCAGCAAGACCCTCATCCGTGTGACCACGGTTCGGCATCACAAACAGCACCCCGACTTCGGTCTTCGGCGCTAAGTTTCTATGAAAATAAATGATTTCGTAGTGAGGTTTGCTAACGTTAACGGCACCGGGTCGGCGTCGGCTAATGCCTTGTTTACGAAGGCGGTGTTTCGGATGGGCGTGCCGGTTACGCCGAAGAACATTTTCCCTTCGAACATTCAGGGCCTGCCGACGTGGTATGAGGTGCGCGTTTCGGAAAAGGGCTATCTCGGCCGGCGTGAGGGCGTTGACCTGATGGTGGCGGTCAATCCGCAGTCGATGAAGAAGGACTACGCGGACGTTCTGCCCGGCGGTTATTTTGTTTACGACAACACGAAGCCGCTTTCGCCCGAATATGCCCGCGAGGACATAACGCATCTCGGCATACCGATGACGGCGCTCTGCAATGCCGAATATACCGATGCCCGCCAGCGGCAGCTATTCAAAAACATCGTATATGTCGGTGCTCTCGCAACGCTTTTTGATATCGATTTTTCCATGCTTGAGGGATTGATCGGCGAACAATTCAAGGGCAAGGAAAAGCTGATCGAGCCAAACATTCGGGCACTGAATCTCGGAGTGAATTACGTCAAGGAGAACTTCGAGTATCCCTTCTCGCTCCGCGTCGAAGGCCGCGATCTGCTCGGCGACAAGATCCTTTATAGCGGCAATTCGGCTTGTGCCATGGGCGCAGTCTATGCCGGGGCGACGATCGCCGCTTGGTACCCGATAACGCCTTCGACCTCGGTCGTCGATGCCTTTGCGAGTTATGCGGCGAAGTACCGCGTCGATGCCGAAACGGGCCGCAACAACTATGCGATCGTCCAGGCCGAGGATGAACTCGCCGCGATCGGCATGGTGATGGGCGCGATGTGGAACGGCGCCCGAGCCTTTACGGCTACAAGCGGCCCGGGCGTCTCGCTGATGAACGAATTCCTCGGGCTCGGCTATTTTGCCGAGGTGCCGACCGTGTTGATCGATGTGCAGCGAACCGGGCCTTCGACCGGAATGCCGACGCGGACGCAGCAGTCTGACATTCTGCTCGCCGCCTATGCCTCGCACGGCGATACAAAGCACCCGCTGCTCTTCCCGGCATCGCCAAAGGAATGCTTTGAAATGACCGCAGATGCCTTTGACCTGACCGAGCGGCTGCAAACGCCGGTGATCGTAATGACCGACCTCGACCTCGGGATGAACGACCACATCACCGAGCCGCTCGTCTGGGACGATTCGCGAGCATACGACCGGGGCAAGACCCTGACCGGCGAACAGCTTGATCAGATCGCTGCGGCATCGGCCTTGGGTTCGCGAGCTTCCAGCCTTGACGCCGCCTCGACCAACGGCGACGCGGGCGGCCACCACGCCGACCTGCCCGGCCACGACGGCAGCAACGAAACGGCCGGACAGCCGCTCGAACAGTTCAAAGGCAAATTCGGCCGCTATCTTGATATCGACGACGATGGCATTCCGTATCGGACGATCGCCGGCACCAATGCAACCCGCGGTGCGTTCGTCACCCGCGGCTCGTCCCGCGACGAATACGGCGTTTACACCGAGGACGGCGAAGCCTACAAACGCAACGTCGACCGGCTTGCCCGCAAGTGGGATACGGCGAAAGAACTCGTGCCGCAGCCGGTATTCTTCAGCCCGGGAATGAGACACGAATCGGAACCCGGAGCGGTCGTTACCGGACACCCCAATGGCGTCATTTTCTTCGGAACTTCGATCTACGCCGCCGAAGAGGCGATCGAAATGCTTGCCGCTGACGGAATTGCGCTTGATGCAATGCGTCCGCGTGCATTCCCGTTCGGCAGAGCGTTTCAAGGAATTCGTCGATGCTCACGAACGCATCTTCGTCATCGAACAAAACCGCGACGCTCAATTCCGCAGCCTGATGATGATCGAACTCGGCATCGATGCGTCGAAGCTCATCTCCGTCCTAAACTACGACGGCATGCCGATCACCGCGGATAATATCTACCGGCAGATAAAGGGGTCTAACTAAATGCTATCGATTCAGAAATCAGCTTTGTTGTTCAGTTTCCTTCTCTGGGTTTCGTTAGTCGGGTATGCCCAGCAGCCGAAACCAAGCCCGTCGCCTGATTCGGTGGGCTCGCAGCCAGCGATCAAATCCTTCCAAGTCAACAGCGATTTGATGGGGCGGCCGATCCCGTATAACGTTATTTTCCCGGCGAACTACGAGATCGACAAAGAAGCCCGCTTTCCAGTCATTTACATGATGCACGGACTCGGTGGTAGCCATAAGATAACTAAATTGACCTCTGCAAAGTACACTGACAAGCAGCGGGTAATAATGGTGTTTCTCGAGGGAGGAACCGGCTTTTACACGGATAGCGCGACCAAGCCCGCTGATAAGTGGGAATCGTACATCATTAAAGAGCTGATACCGGAAGTGGACAAGAATTTTCGAACTGTCGCCGAAAGACGCGGGCGGGCTGTCGCCGGATCATCGATGGGTGGATACGGAGCGTTGAAGTTTGGGATAAAATATCCTCAACTATTTTCTCTAGCGGTCTCATGGAGCGGTGCTGTTAATGTTACTGCGTTTCACGATACCACCGATCTGCCGTCAATTCCGTTCCTTAAACAAACGCTGACAACTGTATTTGGTGATGGTGAAGACCGGTCTACCGTTGACGCCAACGACCTCTTCAAGCTATTTTCCCAATACCCGACCGAAAAAATAAAGGATCTGCCATTCTTCTATCTTGATTGCGGCACCGAGGACGAGCTTGGATTGTTCAAGCCAAATCGGGATCTCGCCGGGTTGATGTTTGATCGGAAGATACCTCATGAATATCGCCAGTTTCCTGGTGGCCACGACGTTTTTCCGGCAAACACCTTTCCGGATCTTTATGACTTAAGTACGCGAATCTTCGCCAAACAAATGGCTGCTCAGGGCTCTAAATGACATATGACCTACGTAAGATCCACATTCCGACATCCGGCGTTGCCGAAGAACGACCTTGGGTACACGGTCGATTATTATGAGGGCTCGCTCTCGACGCTTTGTGCCGGCTGCGGGCATGATTCGATCAACGCGGCGATCGTCGAAGCGTGCTGGCAGATGAATATCGAGCCGCACAAGGTGGCGAAGCTTTCGGGCATCGGTTGTTCGTCGAAGTCGCCGGCGTATTTTTTGTCGAACTCGCACGGCTTCAACTCCGTCCATGGCCGGATGCCTTCGGTCGCGACCGGTGCCAATCTC
This window harbors:
- a CDS encoding addiction module protein codes for the protein MSTIADVEELALGLPVSERGKLANKLIASLPSPLVDDDENWVEQALRRDREMDENPETVMTEEQFFTSLREYVRK
- a CDS encoding 2-oxoacid:acceptor oxidoreductase subunit alpha gives rise to the protein MKINDFVVRFANVNGTGSASANALFTKAVFRMGVPVTPKNIFPSNIQGLPTWYEVRVSEKGYLGRREGVDLMVAVNPQSMKKDYADVLPGGYFVYDNTKPLSPEYAREDITHLGIPMTALCNAEYTDARQRQLFKNIVYVGALATLFDIDFSMLEGLIGEQFKGKEKLIEPNIRALNLGVNYVKENFEYPFSLRVEGRDLLGDKILYSGNSACAMGAVYAGATIAAWYPITPSTSVVDAFASYAAKYRVDAETGRNNYAIVQAEDELAAIGMVMGAMWNGARAFTATSGPGVSLMNEFLGLGYFAEVPTVLIDVQRTGPSTGMPTRTQQSDILLAAYASHGDTKHPLLFPASPKECFEMTADAFDLTERLQTPVIVMTDLDLGMNDHITEPLVWDDSRAYDRGKTLTGEQLDQIAAASALGSRASSLDAASTNGDAGGHHADLPGHDGSNETAGQPLEQFKGKFGRYLDIDDDGIPYRTIAGTNATRGAFVTRGSSRDEYGVYTEDGEAYKRNVDRLARKWDTAKELVPQPVFFSPGMRHESEPGAVVTGHPNGVIFFGTSIYAAEEAIEMLAADGIALDAMRPRAFPFGRAFQGIRRCSRTHLRHRTKPRRSIPQPDDDRTRHRCVEAHLRPKLRRHADHRG
- a CDS encoding type II toxin-antitoxin system RelE/ParE family toxin, coding for MRVVLSSAAERDVKRALDFYLNEAGAEVADDLIDQIQAKIERMKSNPESYRIIAKGLRCVDLDRFPYQIVYRIVSKTLIRVTTVRHHKQHPDFGLRR